The stretch of DNA CCGTAGCCCAGGAGGTCGAAATAATGCACCCGGTGGCTGGCGAAGAAATGCGGCGCGATGCGGTGCCACACACAGGACGAAAACGGTGTGCCATGCACGAACACCAGCGGCGGGCCGTCACCGCGCACGGCATGGCGTATTTGATGCCCGTTGAAGTCAAAGACCTGATCCAGCAGCCAGTCCGTCATCGGCCTGTCCTCTTGGCGGGTTTGAGCCAAAAAGCATAGGCATAAAAAAACAGCCTCGGGGGCTGTTCTCTGTTTTCCTGACAAACACCGATCCTTTGTAGGAGTAAGCCTGCTCGCGATAGCGGTGTATCAGTCGACATCTATGTTGAATGCCAATCTGCTATCGCGAGCAGGCTCACTCCTACAAGGGGGATTTGTTTTGTATCACTCACCGCGATAAATGCAACCGCTGGTGCAGGTCTCGTGAATCCGGATCGCGCTCAGTTCCGGCAGCAGTGGCTTCAATTCATTCCAGATGAATTTGGCCAGCACTTCGCTGGTCGGGTTTTCCAGGCCGGGAATATCGTTCAGGTAATTGTGGTCCAGACGCTCGTACAGCGGCTTGAAGATCGCCTTGATTTCCGAGAAGTCGCGGATCCAGCCGGTGTGCGGATCGAG from Pseudomonas sp. P8_229 encodes:
- the queD gene encoding 6-carboxytetrahydropterin synthase QueD, whose amino-acid sequence is MEIFKEFTFESAHRLPHVPDGHKCGRLHGHSFKVAIHLSGDLDPHTGWIRDFSEIKAIFKPLYERLDHNYLNDIPGLENPTSEVLAKFIWNELKPLLPELSAIRIHETCTSGCIYRGE